Proteins encoded in a region of the Thermodesulfobacteriota bacterium genome:
- a CDS encoding helicase C-terminal domain-containing protein, whose product MSNARNLIIVFFGKTLSCVNFLAVKLDIFSKKAKKEFAKVIKEADGNEVFFVGSFGDGDVIENVRVIARGNNYSVPAVVDSAKSGEVVIHNHPSGNLTPSDQDIQMASVFGNHGVGFYIANNDASRVYVIVERFKEVEIKHLETEGIQQLLMPKGKVAESLGSNYEMREEQIRMLGAVSSAFNENLVSIIEAGTGTGKTLSYLIPSVYWSLLNGERVVISTNTINLQEQLSQKDIPLVHSSLNEDFKHSLVKGMGNYLCLLRAETVGEGLFEFAEDEEIKILSDILDWSRVTKDGSLSDLNFTPPEGIWDKVSAESDSCLRVRCPHYSNCFFYKARRDVASSHIIVANHHLVFSDLAIKGASEENDAGILPPYKNIVFDEAHHIVDAATSHFGMRATKFGIIRALRRLKRKGSSGEIKGLIFYTANLTTRLRKYFKKGILNKVLRRIEERLSPQVDMVEEHVLNTFDELYYFSLQIVEAKEGSKNEINLRITEDIFETAGWEEIHKKFSILSIKLRELFDEIRNFIDVLMEFEAETDVAKILVEFKGVGNKVNYFSQVIDSFLNREDDGYIRWVEGRVGKGGILSGIGLSPLDISPHLRERLYSSCNTIVMTSATMAVGGNFNFLKSGIGLTDNNRVKEHILPSSFDYEQQVLLAIPNDMPAPTDIQHSLKVSPVIFDAVKASGGDALILFTSYSLLELVYKEISKRLESLGLVPLKQGSLPRARLLDNFRKEVNSVLFATDSFWEGVDVPGEALRLVIITRLPFRVPTDPIIEARVEHMERQGIDPFLEYTVPVAVLKFKQGFGRLIRSRTDKGAVLVLDKRIISKFYGRYFLESLPECSKIIGKTDDVLEKLESFF is encoded by the coding sequence ATGTCAAACGCTAGGAATCTAATAATTGTATTTTTTGGAAAAACTCTCAGTTGTGTTAATTTTCTTGCTGTGAAATTAGATATCTTTTCAAAAAAGGCTAAGAAGGAATTTGCAAAGGTCATTAAAGAAGCAGATGGAAATGAGGTGTTTTTTGTTGGCTCCTTTGGGGATGGAGACGTCATAGAAAATGTGAGAGTGATCGCGCGTGGGAATAATTATTCTGTTCCCGCAGTAGTCGATTCTGCTAAATCTGGTGAAGTCGTAATCCACAATCATCCTTCTGGAAATTTAACTCCTTCAGATCAAGATATACAAATGGCCTCTGTTTTCGGAAACCATGGTGTCGGGTTCTATATAGCTAATAACGATGCCTCGAGGGTTTATGTCATTGTTGAACGTTTCAAGGAAGTCGAGATAAAGCACCTAGAGACTGAGGGTATCCAACAACTCCTAATGCCGAAGGGTAAAGTTGCCGAGAGCTTAGGTTCTAATTATGAGATGCGTGAAGAACAAATAAGGATGCTCGGCGCGGTCTCAAGTGCGTTTAATGAGAACCTCGTATCAATAATCGAAGCCGGTACGGGAACAGGCAAAACGCTTTCTTATCTGATACCTTCTGTCTATTGGTCTCTTCTGAATGGCGAGAGGGTTGTCATCTCCACCAATACTATTAACCTTCAAGAGCAGCTTTCACAGAAAGACATCCCACTCGTTCACAGTAGTCTAAATGAGGATTTTAAACATTCTCTTGTAAAAGGTATGGGTAATTACCTGTGCCTTCTGAGGGCTGAAACTGTTGGAGAGGGACTATTCGAATTTGCTGAAGATGAAGAAATCAAGATCCTTAGCGATATCCTTGATTGGTCAAGGGTTACAAAGGACGGTTCTTTATCGGATTTAAATTTTACCCCCCCTGAGGGTATTTGGGACAAGGTCTCTGCAGAGAGTGATAGCTGTTTACGTGTGAGGTGTCCTCACTACTCGAATTGCTTTTTCTATAAGGCGAGGAGGGATGTTGCATCGTCTCACATTATAGTTGCTAATCATCACCTTGTTTTTTCCGATTTAGCAATAAAAGGAGCAAGCGAGGAGAATGACGCTGGAATCCTACCCCCCTATAAAAATATTGTATTTGATGAAGCCCATCATATTGTAGATGCCGCTACGTCGCATTTTGGAATGAGGGCAACAAAATTTGGGATTATAAGAGCGTTGAGAAGGTTAAAGAGAAAAGGAAGTAGCGGTGAGATAAAGGGATTGATCTTCTACACTGCTAATCTTACAACAAGGCTCAGGAAATATTTTAAAAAAGGAATACTTAACAAGGTGCTTAGAAGAATAGAAGAAAGACTTTCGCCACAGGTCGATATGGTCGAAGAACATGTATTAAATACCTTTGATGAGCTTTATTATTTTTCACTTCAGATAGTTGAGGCAAAAGAAGGTTCCAAAAATGAGATTAATTTAAGAATTACAGAAGATATATTTGAGACAGCGGGATGGGAAGAAATTCATAAGAAATTTTCTATTCTGAGTATAAAGCTTCGTGAATTATTCGATGAGATAAGGAACTTTATAGATGTTCTCATGGAGTTTGAGGCCGAAACTGATGTCGCAAAGATTCTTGTAGAATTTAAAGGTGTCGGCAATAAAGTCAATTACTTCTCCCAAGTCATCGATTCATTCCTGAATCGAGAGGATGATGGTTATATAAGATGGGTTGAGGGTAGGGTGGGAAAAGGGGGAATACTTTCTGGTATCGGTCTCTCCCCACTTGATATTTCGCCACATTTAAGGGAAAGGCTATATTCGAGCTGTAATACGATAGTGATGACTTCTGCTACGATGGCTGTCGGAGGCAATTTTAATTTTCTAAAATCGGGCATTGGTTTAACTGATAACAACAGGGTAAAAGAGCATATATTGCCTTCGTCATTTGATTATGAACAACAGGTTCTGCTCGCGATACCCAATGATATGCCGGCGCCAACGGATATTCAACACTCTTTAAAGGTCTCGCCCGTGATTTTCGACGCTGTTAAAGCATCTGGTGGGGATGCCCTTATTCTCTTCACATCATATTCTCTTCTTGAATTGGTTTATAAGGAAATAAGTAAACGACTTGAGAGTCTTGGGCTAGTTCCATTAAAGCAGGGCAGTCTTCCGCGGGCTAGACTTCTCGATAATTTTAGAAAAGAAGTTAATTCTGTTCTTTTTGCAACCGATAGTTTTTGGGAGGGAGTAGATGTCCCAGGAGAAGCTCTAAGGTTGGTTATTATTACCAGGCTCCCATTCAGGGTTCCCACGGATCCGATTATAGAAGCTCGAGTTGAACATATGGAAAGACAGGGAATAGATCCGTTTTTAGAATACACCGTCCCGGTCGCAGTTTTAAAATTCAAACAGGGTTTTGGGAGACTCATAAGATCTCGTACGGACAAGGGTGCTGTGCTTGTTTTAGATAAGAGAATTATTAGCAAGTTCTATGGTAGATACTTTTTGGAATCTTTGCCAGAATGTAGTAAAATCATCGGGAAAACTGATGATGTATTGGAAAAGCTAGAATCGTTTTTCTGA
- a CDS encoding bifunctional 4-hydroxy-2-oxoglutarate aldolase/2-dehydro-3-deoxy-phosphogluconate aldolase, translating to MQKKRFDLPSNRVIYSQTMEYIEKEKTFLLFKGNNLDAFIESSSYASEKGFNLIGIDMKTPGLKDHLKSLKKHGQRRFGVFCVSSKKEARIAINAGASFIFSTHCDRGIIRRCNRETVFNSIGCLTPSELAAANEFGARTISIFPCNKMGGVSWFVFLREIFPKLRFIPTDKMNPSEASRYLREGAYAVAPIIDLEITKYPIGLIEDFKTIK from the coding sequence ATGCAAAAAAAGAGATTCGACCTCCCTTCAAACAGGGTCATTTATTCTCAAACGATGGAGTACATCGAAAAGGAAAAAACCTTTCTCTTGTTTAAAGGTAACAATTTAGATGCATTCATTGAATCGTCCTCTTATGCCAGCGAGAAGGGCTTTAACCTTATAGGGATAGATATGAAAACACCCGGACTGAAGGACCACCTCAAATCTCTAAAGAAACATGGGCAAAGAAGGTTTGGAGTGTTTTGTGTCTCATCGAAGAAGGAGGCCAGGATTGCTATTAATGCGGGCGCATCGTTTATCTTCTCCACCCATTGTGACAGAGGAATAATAAGAAGATGTAATAGAGAAACTGTGTTTAATTCTATAGGATGTCTCACACCAAGTGAGTTAGCCGCGGCCAATGAATTTGGAGCAAGAACAATCAGTATTTTCCCATGTAATAAAATGGGCGGCGTGAGCTGGTTCGTATTCCTCAGGGAAATATTTCCAAAGTTAAGATTCATACCAACCGATAAGATGAATCCATCAGAGGCGAGCCGGTATCTAAGGGAAGGAGCCTACGCTGTAGCTCCTATTATTGATTTGGAAATTACGAAATATCCTATAGGATTAATAGAAGATTTCAAAACAATTAAGTAG
- a CDS encoding carboxypeptidase-like regulatory domain-containing protein — protein MLFRTNVRFAMIPLLFLAIIFTLSGSCDGGGEESGGDGSNPGPDMNLTEPLLNGAIQGTVTSSRGSPLNGVHVRAVKVDNTNIQISAFSGIGPNLTLRDGEFRIDGVPSGNYRILIEKLDGRSLVFQDFRYSDFVKQNSPLISFPDEYFNGTEESSDDDLEDSVEIIVINGQTTGGINIITND, from the coding sequence TTGTTATTCAGAACAAATGTCAGATTTGCGATGATTCCATTATTGTTCCTTGCAATAATTTTTACACTTTCTGGGTCATGCGATGGTGGAGGTGAAGAAAGCGGTGGAGATGGATCAAATCCAGGCCCTGATATGAATCTGACAGAACCTTTATTAAATGGTGCCATACAAGGAACCGTAACTTCTTCCCGTGGATCTCCGCTAAATGGGGTGCATGTGAGGGCTGTGAAAGTAGACAACACAAACATTCAGATTTCGGCCTTTTCAGGCATCGGTCCAAACTTAACTCTTCGAGATGGAGAATTCCGGATAGACGGCGTGCCATCCGGGAACTACAGAATACTCATTGAAAAATTAGACGGACGATCGCTTGTGTTTCAAGATTTTAGATATAGTGATTTTGTAAAACAAAACTCTCCGTTGATTTCCTTTCCTGACGAGTATTTTAATGGGACCGAAGAATCCTCTGATGATGATCTCGAGGATTCCGTGGAGATTATAGTAATTAACGGACAAACTACCGGAGGGATAAATATCATCACAAATGATTGA
- a CDS encoding VacB/RNase II family 3'-5' exoribonuclease yields MKRPSYRPSRAREISKRLRVEKEGRRAFKNVLRKMVNEGKILRIRGGRYALSEGFTTSGKEKTAISPVRVRNQGKIIGKFIRTGKTGIILARNTNGSRIAVRLGDAKGIRSGSLVIAELRGARVEENIPKINIVEVLGKAGKLDVEYKGLSADYNLPNGFSREALRESEEIPSEVSPDYLRGRVDLRGCCIFTIDNDTAKDFDDAVGISRVSNGYKLWVSIADVTNYVRLGSGVDNDALQRGTSIYMPHMVIPMLPEKLSNELCSLVPHEDRLAKTVEMHFNDGGDITDYKIYKSVIRSHARLNYSFASDLLNKRSAEKAVRKEIVQSLQSMKELYERVRERRISNGELNFDIPEPELIRDELGRTVDVVKLTRNIAHGIIEEFMIAANTSVAMHIFNSKTPSIYRIHDIPDIMSLKELADDLKKLGYSLRINGNIKAKDIQRVILESKGRPEEIAVNMLILRSLKRALYSTATRGHFGLALRHYTHFTSPIRRYPDLVVHRLIDCILSGRRIPYTPESLEWISNHCSMRERYADELEREAIKLESANMMKTHVGKEFEGVVVSVLPFGIFVELKEVFVEGFVPREKIKSHKRRWYEIGQSVKVKVDDADVERRRITLDLVD; encoded by the coding sequence ATGAAGAGGCCGTCATATAGGCCTTCAAGGGCACGAGAAATTTCAAAACGGCTTCGTGTAGAAAAAGAAGGTAGGAGGGCGTTCAAGAACGTACTGCGGAAAATGGTAAACGAGGGAAAGATCTTAAGAATAAGAGGGGGCAGATATGCACTTTCAGAAGGTTTCACCACTAGTGGAAAGGAGAAAACAGCGATTTCTCCTGTAAGGGTTCGAAATCAAGGGAAAATCATTGGAAAGTTCATAAGAACAGGAAAAACGGGAATTATATTGGCCAGAAATACAAACGGTTCGAGGATTGCGGTTAGGCTAGGTGATGCAAAAGGGATAAGGAGTGGTAGTTTGGTTATAGCTGAACTTCGGGGAGCAAGAGTTGAGGAAAATATTCCAAAAATTAACATTGTTGAAGTATTAGGAAAAGCCGGGAAGCTTGATGTTGAGTACAAAGGGCTATCGGCAGATTATAATCTTCCAAACGGTTTTTCAAGGGAAGCGTTGCGCGAGTCTGAAGAAATTCCTTCTGAAGTTAGTCCTGACTATTTGAGGGGAAGGGTAGATTTGAGGGGCTGCTGCATCTTTACAATTGATAATGACACTGCAAAGGATTTCGATGACGCGGTTGGCATTTCACGCGTTAGCAATGGGTATAAACTCTGGGTATCCATAGCGGATGTTACTAATTACGTAAGACTTGGAAGCGGCGTTGACAATGATGCTCTACAGAGAGGAACTAGCATTTATATGCCGCACATGGTCATCCCGATGCTCCCTGAAAAACTTTCTAACGAATTGTGCAGTCTTGTTCCCCACGAAGACAGACTTGCTAAGACCGTAGAGATGCATTTCAACGACGGTGGTGACATAACGGATTACAAGATCTACAAGAGTGTAATACGAAGTCATGCAAGGCTAAACTACTCGTTTGCTTCGGATTTGCTAAACAAACGGTCGGCTGAGAAAGCTGTAAGAAAAGAGATAGTTCAAAGTCTCCAATCAATGAAAGAGCTTTACGAAAGAGTTAGGGAAAGGCGAATTTCAAATGGGGAGCTTAACTTCGATATACCTGAACCCGAGCTTATACGAGACGAGCTTGGAAGAACCGTTGATGTAGTAAAGCTTACAAGGAACATTGCGCATGGAATAATCGAGGAGTTCATGATAGCTGCTAACACTAGTGTGGCTATGCACATATTCAACTCGAAAACCCCCTCTATTTATCGTATACATGATATTCCTGATATTATGTCTTTGAAGGAGCTTGCTGATGACCTGAAAAAACTCGGCTATTCCCTTCGAATCAACGGGAACATTAAGGCTAAAGATATTCAAAGGGTAATTTTGGAGTCTAAAGGGAGACCTGAGGAGATTGCAGTAAATATGCTGATCCTGAGGTCTTTAAAACGAGCATTATATTCTACAGCTACCAGAGGTCATTTTGGTCTCGCACTCAGGCATTATACACACTTTACATCTCCGATAAGGCGCTATCCTGATTTGGTAGTTCATAGGCTTATCGATTGTATTCTCAGTGGAAGGAGAATTCCATATACACCTGAGTCTCTGGAGTGGATTTCAAATCACTGTTCGATGCGGGAGAGATATGCTGATGAACTTGAGAGGGAGGCTATAAAGCTTGAGAGCGCAAACATGATGAAAACGCACGTTGGAAAAGAGTTCGAAGGTGTTGTAGTGAGTGTTCTTCCGTTTGGGATTTTTGTCGAGCTTAAGGAAGTTTTCGTTGAGGGGTTCGTGCCCAGAGAAAAAATTAAGAGTCATAAGAGAAGATGGTATGAAATAGGTCAAAGTGTGAAGGTTAAGGTTGATGACGCTGATGTGGAGAGAAGGAGGATCACGCTAGATCTGGTTGACTAG